The Anaeromyxobacter sp. Fw109-5 genomic interval TGGTAGCCGCACGGGCAGGGATTCATCGCGGCCACGAGCGTGACCTCGGCGGGGTAGGTGACGCTCCGGCCGGCCCGCGCGATGGTGACCTCGCCGTCCTCCAGCGGCTGCCGCAGCGCCTCCAGCACGTGGCGCCGGAACTCGGGCAGCTCGTCCAGGAACAGCACGCCGTGGTGCGCGAGCGAGACCTCGCCCGGGCGCGGGACGCTGGTCCCGCCGACGAGCCCGGCGTCGGAGATGGAGTGGTGCGGGGCGCGGAAGGGCCGGGTGGTGAGGAGCCCGCGGTGGCGCGTCAGCCCGGCCACGCTGTGCACCACGGTGGCCTCGAGCGCCTCCTCGAACGCGAGGGGCGGGAGCAGCGTCGGCAGCCGGCGCGCGAGCATCGTCTTGCCGCTGCCGGGAGGACCGAAGAAGAGGAGGTTGTGCGCGCCCGCCGCGGCGATCTCCAGCGCCCGCTTCGCGTTCTCCTGGCCGGTGACGTCCGCGAGATCGATGGGCACCCCCTCCGGAGGCGGCGGCGCGATCCCGAGCGGTGGCCGGAGCGAAGCCGCGCCTCGCGCCCACGCGACCACGTCGCCCAGGTGCCGGGCGGAGAGGACCCTCACGCCCTCGACGATCGACGCCTCGAGCGCGTTCGCCTCGGGCACCACGATGGCGCGCGCCGCCGCCCGGCGCGCCTCGATCGCGAGCGGCAGCACGCCGCGCCCCGCCTTGAGCTCGCCGGAGAGCGCGAGCTCGCCGACGAAGTGCACCTGCGCCACCGCCTCGGCGGGGATCTCCTCGGCGGCGGCCAGCACCCCGATCGCCATGGGCAGATCGAAGCCGGTTCCGTCCTTGCGCAGATCGGCCGGCGCGAGGTTCACGGTGATGCGCTTCTGCGGCAGCGTCACCCCCAGGTTCCGCACCGCCGCGGCGACCCGGACCTTCGCCTCCTGCACCGCGCCCGTCGCGAGCCCCACGAGGTGGAAGCCGGGCATCCCGACGGTGGACTCGACCTCCACGTCGACGGGGATCGCCTGCACGCCGAGGACGGCGCCGGAGCGGATGCGGACGAGCACGCACGGACGTTCAGCAGGCCGCGTGCCGCGCGCGCGAACACACGGGGCCACGGAAAGACACGACTTTGGTCCGCCGCCGCGGTCGCGCGGCGAACGGGAGTACGTGGCGCGGACCACTTCGCGAGGCCGCACGGCGGTGTCGCGTCCCCACGCCGCGGAGGCGCGCCACCGCCCGACCGCGCGACCAGCTCACGCCCCCGCCGCGCCCGGAGCCGTCGCGTTCCGCTCGGCCATCGCGCGCCCCACGGCGTGCAGCCGCGCCCGGAGCGCCTGCGGCGCCACCACCTCGACCCCGGCGCCCAGCGCGGTGAGCTGGTGCGCCGCGATCTCCTCGCCCTCGAGTCGCAGCGCGACCGTGCGCCATCCCTCGTCGTCCGGCGCCTCCGCCGCGGCGAGCATGTCGCGGATCGCCTCCGAGGGGACGGCCTTGGGGAGGAGCCGGAACGCCGCGGGCGACAGCCGGATCGTGCACGGGTAGCGCAGCAGCGAGCGGTCGAACTCCGCCGACGCCCGGCCCCACCAGGCGGCGAGCTCGAACCCGGCGGGCCGCTCGAAGCGCGCGTCCAGCAAGACCGCGCCGGAGATGCGGCCGACGCGGTAGGTGCGCAGGTCCACGCGGTGGCGCGCGACGAGGTACCACGTCCCGGCCTTGAGCACGAGGCCGAGCGGATCGACGCGGCGCCGCGCGCCGTCCTCCCCGTAGCGCAGGTCGAGCCGCCGCCCCTCCCAGACCGCCTCCGCCACCGTGGCCAGCGCCTCGATCGGCTCGGTCCGCGTGAACCATCCCGGCGCGTCGAGGTGGAATCGGTCGCGCAGCGCCGCGGCGCGCGCCCGCAGCGCCTCGGGCAGCGTCGCGTCGACCTTGGCGCGCGCGTTCGCCGCCACGGCCGCGAGCCCCAGGTCCGAGAGGGCGCTCGGCGCCCCCGACAGCAGCAGCGCGGTCGTCTCGGCCACGGTCAGCCCGTCGAGGCGCGTGCGCCAGCCGTCCATCAGCCGGATGCCGCCCTGGGGTCCCGGCTCCGTCCAGAGCGGGACGCCGGCGGCCGCGAGGGCCGCGACGTCCCGGTAGAGCGTGCGGACGCAGACCTCCAGCTCCTCGGCGAGCTGCGACGCCGTCGCCCGGCGGCGACGCTGGAGGAGCAGCAGGAGGGCGAGCAGGCGGCTCGACTTCATCGCAGGATCCTCTCTCGGGTCCCTGACAGGAGCTGTCAGGGATGGGGGCGCAGGCTCCCGACCATGACCAGGACCCAGTACTACGTGGCGGCGAGCCTCGACGGCTACATCGCGGACGCGGACGGGCGGCTCGACTGGCTCTTCCAGTTCGACGACGCGGAGGGCGTGAAGGCGCACCACGAGCGGTTCATGTCGGAGGTCGGGGCGCTCGTGATGGGCGCGCGGACCTACGACTTCATCCTCGAGCAGGGTGGCGCGTGGCCGTACGCGGGGCTGCCGGCGTGGGTGTTCACGCACCGCGAGCGGCCGGCGCCGCCTGGCGCCGACGTGCGCTTCACCAGCGAGGACGTCCGCGCCGTCCACGCGTCGATGGTGAAGGCGGCGCGCGGGCGCAACGTGTGGATGATCGGGGGCGGCGAGCTCGCTGCGCAGTTCCTCGCGCACGGGCTGCTCGACGAGCTGCACCTGGGCGTCGCGCCGGTGTTCCTGGGCGCCGGCGCGCCGCTCCTGCCGGCGTCGGTGCGGACGCCGCTCGTGCTCGCGGGCGTGAAGCAGTTCGGGAAGGGGTTCGTCGAGCTGCGGTACGCGTTCCCGAGGGCGGAGGCGCCATGACGGGGGCCAGCGAGCGGGTCCTCGTGCTGGGCGCGACCGGCACGGTCGGCCGGCGCGTCGCGTCGCGGCTCCGCGACCGCGGCGTGGCGGTCGCCGCGGCGTCCCGGGCCGGCGCCGTCCGGTTCGACTGGAGCGACGCGTCCACCTGGGAGGCCGCGACGGCCGGATGCACCCGCGCGTTCGTGATGGCGCCGGACGGGGTCGCCGTCGAGCCCGCGTTCCTGCGGGCCGCGGTCGCGCGCGGCGTCGGCCGCCTCGTGCTGCTCTCGAGCCGGGCGATCGAGGCGATGGCCGACGATCGGCTGCTCGCGGCCGAGGCGGCGGTCCGGAGCGCCGGCGCGGAGTGGACGATCGTGCGCGCGGACTGGTTCGACCAGAACTTCGACGAGGGTGTCCTGCGCGACGCGGTGCTCGCCGGGGAGGTCGCGATCCCGGTCGGCGACGCGCGCCAGGCGTTCGTCGACGCGGAGGACGTCGCCGCCGTCGCGGCGCACGCGCTCGTCGAGGACGGCCACGACGGGCGCACGTACGGGGTGAGCGGCCCCGAGGCGCTCTCGTTCGCCGAGGCGCTCGCGATCGTCTCGCGCGCGTCCGGGCGGACCGTACGGCACCTCGGCACCGCCGATGACTACCTCCGCGTGATGACCGGGCTCGGGCTGCCGCGCGCGCAGGTCCTCCGGGAGGTCGCGGCGTTCGAGGCGCTGCGCGCGCAGGGAGACGCCCGCGTCGACGACACCGTCGAGCGGGTCACGGGGTCGTCGGCGCGACCGTTCCGGCGCTGGGCCGAGGAGGCCGCCGCGGGTGGCGCGTGGCGCGCGGGCCGGTAGGTGCCGCCCGGTCGCTCAGCGCCGCCCCCCTCGGCCCGCGAGGGCCGACGCCCGCGCGAGGACGGCGTCGAGCATCGCCGGCGTCAGCCGTCCGGTCTGGGTGTTCTGGCGTGACGGGTGGTAGCTGCCGAGGAGGAGCGGCGCGCCCTCGAGCCGGAGCTCGGCCCCGTGGCGGAAGCGCGGGCGCGGCCGCGGCACCGCCGCTCCGCCGCGCGCGAGGTGGGCGAGGGCGGCGTCCCAGGCGATCGCGCCCAGCGCCACGATCACCTCCGGCCGCAGCGCCGCGAGCTCGCGATCCAGGAACGGCGCGCAGCGCGCGAGCTCCTCGGGCGCGGGCCGGTTGTCGGGCGGAGCGCAGCGGCAAGCGTTCGTCACGAAGGCGCCCGTCAGGACGAGGCCGTCGTCCACGCCGCGCGCGAGCGGCTGGGAGGCGAGCCCGGCGCGGTGCAGCGCCGCGTAGAGGAAGTCGCCCGAGCCATCGCCGGTGAACATGCGCCCGGTGCGGTTCGCGCCGTGCGCTCCGGGCGCGAGCCCGAGGAGCACGATCCGCGCGGCCGGATCGCCGAAGCCGGGCACCCCGCGTCCCCAGTACTCCTCGTCCCGGTAGGCGCGGCGCTTCTCGCGGGCGACCCGCTCGCGCCAGGCGACGAGCCGCGGGCAGGCGCGGCAGGCGCCGATCTCGGCAGCGAGGGTGACGAGCGCGCGCGGCGGCGTACCGGGTGGGCTCACCAGTATCCGTCCTGGCGCTGGAGCTCGCGGCGCGCCCGAGAAAGCAGCGCGCCCGCGCCCCTCGGAGCGAGGGGACGCGGGCGCGCGAGGACCGGCGACTCCGCCGCGAGGTGGCGGCGCCTCTACTTCTTCATCCGGCGCTTGGCGTCGTCGAGCTGGCTCTTCGCGACCGTGTCGGTCACCCCCGGGAGCGCGATCGCCGCGGCGTAGGCCTCCTTGGCCTTCGCCTTCTGCTTCGCGTCCTCGTAGAGGCGGCCGGCCCGGTACAGCGCGCGGGCGGCGACGTTCGGGTCGGCGCTCGCGCACTTCTCGTCCTTGCCGAAGGTGACGTACCGCTCCGCGGCCGGCGCCGCCTTCTTCGCGAGGTCGAGCTCGGAGGCGACGTTCTGGAGGGCCACGCACCGGTTCGGCGAGTCCGGGTACCTCGCGATGAAGTCGTCGTACAGCTTGGCCGCCCCCGAGTGGTCGTTCTTCTTCGACTTGTTGACGGCGAGGAGCAGCATGTTGTTCCCCGCGACCTTGCTGTCCGCGTGCTCCTTCAGGATCCGCTCGCGGATCTCGGCGGCGCGATCCGCCTTGCCGGCCTTGTCCCAGGCCACCGCGGCGTTGTGGAGCGCGTTCGCCGCGTCGCCGCCGCGCGGATCGGCCGCGAGCTTCTCGAAGGCCTGGGCGGCCTCGGCGGGCTTGCCCTCGTCGAGCAGCTTCTGGGCGGCCGCGAAGTGGGTACCCGCCTCGGCGCGGGAGAGCGCCTCGAGGACCTTGTCGTAGCTCTCCTTCTGCTTCGGGTCCGTCGCCTTCTGCGCCTGGGCCTGCACCTGCTCGCGGATGCGGGCGACCTCGGCCTGGTAGCCCTGGTCGTCGTTCGCGAACAGGAAGGTCTGGAGGTAGAGCGGCACCGCGCTCTCCAGCACCTCCCCCTCTTCCGGCCAGCGGCTCAGGATGTCCGCGAAGCGGCGGCGGGCGTCCTCCATGTTGTCGAACGCGTACTCGACCTCGGCGGCGATGAGCGCGAGCTGCGCGGGCGGCAGGCCGCCGCGGCGCTCGGCGGCCGGCTTCTTCGTCTCCGGGTCCGCCTCGAGGTTCTGGAGGTACACGTCCGCGGAGTCGACGAAGCGCTTCCACTCTCCCGGCGGGACGCGCGGCTGCAGGGGCTGCCCTCGGCGCTGGTCGGCGTTCGCGAGCCGGATCGGCTCGAGCTGGCTCGCCTTCACCTTCTGGTTCGCGACGTTGAGCCACGCGCCGGCGGCGAGCCGCGAGCCGACGGCCTTCGACGAGGCGTCCGACTGGGGATCGGCCACCACCTTCTGGGCCTGCTCCGCGGCGCGCTCGAACTGCTGCGCCTGCATGTAGAGCTCGGCGGCGCGGAAGCGGATCGGGAGGCGCCACTCGGACGACTGGAACTGATCGGCGAAGTCGGCGTAGCCCTGGGCGGCAGTGGCCCACTCGGCGCGCGCCTGGTCGATGTTGCCGGACTGCTGCGCCACGAGGCCGCGATCGTAGTGCGTCCCCGCGTCCTTGATCTTCCCGCGCTCGGCGTCCTCGAGCTGGCTGGGGGCGGGGAGCTTGTAGGTCGCCTGGTAGAACCGCTCGCTGGGCCCCTTCCCGCCGCCGCCCGTTGCACAGGCCGCGGTGAGGGCGAGCAGGACGACCGAGATCCGAGTCTTCGATGTCATGTCGTGCACCTCTCCGTCTTCCGTTTGTCCGATGCCGCTCCGGGCTCGCCCGTCGCACGCGCCCTCCCGCGGGCGACGCACGGGCTGCAGGGCGGGCGCTCCGGACGCCCGCCGGCGCGCGCACGCCTGCCGTGCGGAGGCGGCGTAACATACCGCGCTCCGGGCGCGCCGGCCCGTTCGTTTTCCGCGTCCAGGCCCTTGCGGCACCTACCATCGCGACGACGTCCGGCGGGACGGCCCCCCCGGCCGGTACGCCCCCGCGCAGGACCCAGCGTGAGCCTGCCGGAGTGCACCGTGCGTCACGGGCGAGCGGCCGGCGCGCCGGCGGCAGCGCCCTCGGCGGCTGCCTCGGAGACGACCTCCACCTCGAAGCGGACCGCGGCGCGCACCTCCTCCACCTCCGGCCCAGCGCGCTCGTGCGTGACGAGCGTGAGGCGGGTCGTCGCCCCGGGCTCCGCCTCGAAGGCGTGGGAGGAGCGGACCTCGAGCCTCCGTGGCGGCGCGTCCGCGCCCTCCCGGACGCGGTACACCAGCTCCGCCGAGGCGCGGTGCGGTCCGGCGTCCAGGCGGCGCTCGAGCACGACCTCCGCGCTCCCGCGCGCAGCCCTCGCCGTCGGCGGGGGGCCCTCACGCCCGACGCCGTCGATGGTGAAGCTGGCCGACTCGAGCTCGTAGGGGACTCCGAGCTCGTCGCGGTGGAGGAGCACGGCGCGCGTGCCCTCGGCGAGCTCGGCGCCCAGCTTCTCGTGGAGATCGCGGAGGCGTGCGTTCGCCGGGGCGAGCTTGCCCCGGAGCCGCGACACGCGCTCCTCGAGCGAACGGATGGGGGTCGCCGGCGCGGGCTGCGACCCCGCGAGCGCGGGGAGCGCGGCGGCGCCGAGGGCGATGAGGCAGCGGACTCGCACGACGCTCCCCTCCCCCGGCCGCGCCCTGCGCCTACCCCCCCTTCTTCAGCTCCGTCAGGACGAGCTTCGCCACCGCCTTCAGGGTGTCGAACACGCCCACGCCGGTGGGGGCGACGGCCTGGTACTCGGGGACGCCGCGCGGGTTGATGAGGCGGCGGAGCTCCTCCACCGTCGCCACGTTCGGCAGGTCGCGCTTGTTGTACTGGACCACGTACGGGATCTTGTCGAGGTCGTAGCCCTGCTCGCCGAGGTTCACGCGCAGGTTCTCGACGGACTCGAGGTTCGCCTCCATGCGCTCGATCTGCGAGTCCGCGACGAAGACCACGCCGTCCACGCCCTTCAGGATGAGCTTGCGGGAGGCGTCGTAGAAGACCTGGCCCGGCACCGTGTAGAGGTGGAAGCGGGTCTTGAAGCCGCGGATCTCGCCGAGCGACAGCGGCAGGAAGTCGAAGAAGAGCGTGCGCTCCGTCTCCGTCGCGAGGGAGATCATCTTGCCCTTCGCGTCGGGGTTCGTCTTCGCGTAGACGTACTGGAGGTTCGTCGTCTTCCCGCACAGGCCCGGGCCGTAATAGACGATCTTGCAGTTGATCTCGCGCGAGCTGTAGTTGATGAAGCTCATGATCACTCGCTGAAGAGGTTGTCGATGTCGTCGTCGGTGATCTCGGCGAACGGGCTCGCGGCGCCCGGCGCGGTCTGCCGCTTCGCGAGGCCGTCGAAGACCTTCGCGAGCTCCTCGCCCGCCTTCTTCACCCGCAGCCGCACCAGGCCGAGGGAGCTCTTCGCGTCGAAGATGACGACCAGGACCACCCGCCCCCCCACGATGCTCATGTGGAGCGACTCGCGCTCCCCCTCGTGGAACTGGTTCGGGAACTCCTTCTCGCCGATGAGCTTCGCGAGGCCGCCCATCGCCGCGACGTTGCCGGCCGTGAGCGAGGCGAGCGAGGTCGTGTCGAGGTTCTGAGCGTGGCCGCTGGAGGAGATGAGCTGGCCGTTCTTGTCGACGAGGAAGACGACCTTCGCGTTCGCGTCGCGGGTGAGCCGATCGCAGATCCCGGCGATGAGCCGGAACTCCTCCTCGTACATCACCAAGCCGGAATTCATGCGCGCGGGGCTCCGCAAGGGTCCGAGTCCATGGCGGAATACCAGGGAAACCCGCCCCTTTCAATCCGGCGGCCACGCGCCGCGGGCGGTGTAGCCGACTGTCGCACGGTTCGACAGGCCCACCCCGAGCGGCCCCGACGAGCCCGCGAGCCGAGCGACGCCGCTCAGAGCTCTCGGCGTCCTGCCAGTGCGCGCGCCAGCGTGACCTGATCAGCGTATTCGAGATCACCGCCCATGGGAATTCCCTGGGCGATGCGCGTGACCTTCACGCCGAGCGGCTTCAGCAGCTTGGTGAGGTAGAGCGCGGTCGCCTCGCCCTCGACGTCCGGGTTCGTGGCGACGACGATCTCCTCGGCGGGCTCGCGCTCCAGGCGCAGGAGCAGCTCGCGGATCTTGAGCTCGGACGGTCCGATGCCGTCGAGCGGCGAGAGCGCGCCGTGGAGCACGTGGTACCGGCCGCGGAACTCGTGGGTGCGCTCGACGGCGAGGAGATCCGGGACCCCCTCGACGACGCAGATGATCCGCGAGTCGCGGCGCGGGTCCGCACACACGGCGCACGGGTCCTTGTCGGTGAGGGTCTGGCACTCCGAGCAGAGGCGCACGTCGCGGACCACGCCGGCGATCGCGCCCGCGAGCTCGCCCGCGTAGCCGGGGCCCGCCTTGAGGATGTGGAACGCGAGCCGCTGGGCGGTCTTCTCGCCGATGCCGGGCAGCTTCGCGAGCTCCTTCACGAGCCGAGCGATGGGATCCGCGACCGCCATGGGCTAGCCGGCGACCCCCGGGATCTTGATGCCGCCGGTCGCCCTCGCCATGTGCTCGTCGGCCGCGGCGCGCGCCTTCTCGACCGCCGCGTTGACGGCGGCGGTGACGAGGTCCTCGAGCATGGCCTTGTCCGCCGGGTCCACGGCCTTGGGATCCACGAGGAGGCGGGTCACCTCGCACTTCCCGTTCATGGTGACCTTCACCAGCCCGCCGCCGCTCTCGGCCTCGACCGAGAGCTCGGCGAGCTGCTCCTTCGCGTCGGCCATCGCCTTCTCGAGCTTCTTGGCCTGACGCATGAGGTACTGGATGTCCATCGTCTCTCCCGGAGCAGGGCTCCTCAAAGCTCCTCGATCTTGTCGACGCCGCCGTCGAGGATCCGCACGGCCTCGCGGATGTTGGGGTGGTTTCGGGCCGCCTCCCGCACGCGAGCGCTCCGCGCCTGGCGCTCGGCGGCCTCGGTCGCCGCGATGGACGCGGGGACCGGGGTCGGGGTGGTCGCGTCCGGCGACTGCGCCTCGGCGGCGGGGGGCGCTCCCACCGATATCGCGAGGCGCACCGGGCGGCCCAGGAACTGCGTGAGGACCGGCTCGAGCTCGGACCGCCGCCGCTCGACGCTCCTCGCGAGGAAGTCGGTCGGCATGACGAGGTCGATCTCGCCGTCGCGGATGCCGCGCAGCACCGCCTGCTTCAGCATCGGCGCGCCCGCCGGGCTGACCTTCTCCACCTCGTCCACCGCGGCGCGCCAG includes:
- a CDS encoding roadblock/LC7 domain-containing protein — protein: MNSGLVMYEEEFRLIAGICDRLTRDANAKVVFLVDKNGQLISSSGHAQNLDTTSLASLTAGNVAAMGGLAKLIGEKEFPNQFHEGERESLHMSIVGGRVVLVVIFDAKSSLGLVRLRVKKAGEELAKVFDGLAKRQTAPGAASPFAEITDDDIDNLFSE
- a CDS encoding dihydrofolate reductase family protein encodes the protein MTRTQYYVAASLDGYIADADGRLDWLFQFDDAEGVKAHHERFMSEVGALVMGARTYDFILEQGGAWPYAGLPAWVFTHRERPAPPGADVRFTSEDVRAVHASMVKAARGRNVWMIGGGELAAQFLAHGLLDELHLGVAPVFLGAGAPLLPASVRTPLVLAGVKQFGKGFVELRYAFPRAEAP
- a CDS encoding NAD(P)H-binding protein encodes the protein MTGASERVLVLGATGTVGRRVASRLRDRGVAVAAASRAGAVRFDWSDASTWEAATAGCTRAFVMAPDGVAVEPAFLRAAVARGVGRLVLLSSRAIEAMADDRLLAAEAAVRSAGAEWTIVRADWFDQNFDEGVLRDAVLAGEVAIPVGDARQAFVDAEDVAAVAAHALVEDGHDGRTYGVSGPEALSFAEALAIVSRASGRTVRHLGTADDYLRVMTGLGLPRAQVLREVAAFEALRAQGDARVDDTVERVTGSSARPFRRWAEEAAAGGAWRAGR
- the recR gene encoding recombination mediator RecR, yielding MAVADPIARLVKELAKLPGIGEKTAQRLAFHILKAGPGYAGELAGAIAGVVRDVRLCSECQTLTDKDPCAVCADPRRDSRIICVVEGVPDLLAVERTHEFRGRYHVLHGALSPLDGIGPSELKIRELLLRLEREPAEEIVVATNPDVEGEATALYLTKLLKPLGVKVTRIAQGIPMGGDLEYADQVTLARALAGRREL
- a CDS encoding ATP/GTP-binding protein, whose amino-acid sequence is MSFINYSSREINCKIVYYGPGLCGKTTNLQYVYAKTNPDAKGKMISLATETERTLFFDFLPLSLGEIRGFKTRFHLYTVPGQVFYDASRKLILKGVDGVVFVADSQIERMEANLESVENLRVNLGEQGYDLDKIPYVVQYNKRDLPNVATVEELRRLINPRGVPEYQAVAPTGVGVFDTLKAVAKLVLTELKKGG
- a CDS encoding YbaB/EbfC family nucleoid-associated protein, yielding MDIQYLMRQAKKLEKAMADAKEQLAELSVEAESGGGLVKVTMNGKCEVTRLLVDPKAVDPADKAMLEDLVTAAVNAAVEKARAAADEHMARATGGIKIPGVAG
- a CDS encoding tetratricopeptide repeat protein, whose amino-acid sequence is MTSKTRISVVLLALTAACATGGGGKGPSERFYQATYKLPAPSQLEDAERGKIKDAGTHYDRGLVAQQSGNIDQARAEWATAAQGYADFADQFQSSEWRLPIRFRAAELYMQAQQFERAAEQAQKVVADPQSDASSKAVGSRLAAGAWLNVANQKVKASQLEPIRLANADQRRGQPLQPRVPPGEWKRFVDSADVYLQNLEADPETKKPAAERRGGLPPAQLALIAAEVEYAFDNMEDARRRFADILSRWPEEGEVLESAVPLYLQTFLFANDDQGYQAEVARIREQVQAQAQKATDPKQKESYDKVLEALSRAEAGTHFAAAQKLLDEGKPAEAAQAFEKLAADPRGGDAANALHNAAVAWDKAGKADRAAEIRERILKEHADSKVAGNNMLLLAVNKSKKNDHSGAAKLYDDFIARYPDSPNRCVALQNVASELDLAKKAAPAAERYVTFGKDEKCASADPNVAARALYRAGRLYEDAKQKAKAKEAYAAAIALPGVTDTVAKSQLDDAKRRMKK
- a CDS encoding YifB family Mg chelatase-like AAA ATPase, whose product is MLVRIRSGAVLGVQAIPVDVEVESTVGMPGFHLVGLATGAVQEAKVRVAAAVRNLGVTLPQKRITVNLAPADLRKDGTGFDLPMAIGVLAAAEEIPAEAVAQVHFVGELALSGELKAGRGVLPLAIEARRAAARAIVVPEANALEASIVEGVRVLSARHLGDVVAWARGAASLRPPLGIAPPPPEGVPIDLADVTGQENAKRALEIAAAGAHNLLFFGPPGSGKTMLARRLPTLLPPLAFEEALEATVVHSVAGLTRHRGLLTTRPFRAPHHSISDAGLVGGTSVPRPGEVSLAHHGVLFLDELPEFRRHVLEALRQPLEDGEVTIARAGRSVTYPAEVTLVAAMNPCPCGYHGDRRRRCRCTAHELLAYRRRISGPLLDRIDLHVDVPSLAAPLLGEPPSAAATSAEVRARVERAREVQRARAGGRGSGVNARLRGGTLRKVATPDEGGRRILQGAVEKLGLSARAHDKVLRVARTIADLEGSDAVRALHVAEAVQYRGLDRPIF
- a CDS encoding uracil-DNA glycosylase, with the protein product MSPPGTPPRALVTLAAEIGACRACPRLVAWRERVAREKRRAYRDEEYWGRGVPGFGDPAARIVLLGLAPGAHGANRTGRMFTGDGSGDFLYAALHRAGLASQPLARGVDDGLVLTGAFVTNACRCAPPDNRPAPEELARCAPFLDRELAALRPEVIVALGAIAWDAALAHLARGGAAVPRPRPRFRHGAELRLEGAPLLLGSYHPSRQNTQTGRLTPAMLDAVLARASALAGRGGRR
- a CDS encoding YafY family protein; the encoded protein is MKSSRLLALLLLLQRRRRATASQLAEELEVCVRTLYRDVAALAAAGVPLWTEPGPQGGIRLMDGWRTRLDGLTVAETTALLLSGAPSALSDLGLAAVAANARAKVDATLPEALRARAAALRDRFHLDAPGWFTRTEPIEALATVAEAVWEGRRLDLRYGEDGARRRVDPLGLVLKAGTWYLVARHRVDLRTYRVGRISGAVLLDARFERPAGFELAAWWGRASAEFDRSLLRYPCTIRLSPAAFRLLPKAVPSEAIRDMLAAAEAPDDEGWRTVALRLEGEEIAAHQLTALGAGVEVVAPQALRARLHAVGRAMAERNATAPGAAGA